A window from Kwoniella newhampshirensis strain CBS 13917 chromosome 3, whole genome shotgun sequence encodes these proteins:
- a CDS encoding pheromone receptor transcription factor, producing MNPSPPVSPGAGKPNPFAPRLTPAFSLAIPDSVNSKAPRTVSITMEDYITDAKDENGLDLDMVHDFGAEGLGVDMRDFTNHTEEGEESKEEILNATELATTIVSQGQLTPQPPTSASGMGDVPSSAGVDVDDMFQTETGLEGDDDDDDDGDMTEGPSGKRVRSNEAGGFTYVEKDGEPSRRKIRIEYISDKSRRHITFSKRKAGIMKKAYELSILTGTQVLLLVVSETGLVYTFTTTKLQPLVQKAEGKNLIQACLNAPDGFGPDGQPLGGPVPATKSKNGGLAIRPHKLTAAASAAMAASAQAASEEQQSAAAASAHQHQQNQADAASAIGQGTPVSARPKKRMPSGKKRQASASASSQPQAPPELDIPPVPSIPDIHRQASPHNAHPSSGGLIDPSLHSPMSAGFHIPPEYQQGLSPGGQQTGPGHGGPPPQGHYGYPPPPPPGQEGGYPYYAPPTQQHHHHQQQQQQHQYMNIHHHQQQQLFQQQQQAQRERERMMGMGM from the exons ATGaatccttctcccccaGTCTCACCAGGAGCCGGCAAACCGAACCCATTCGCACCGCGATTGACCCCCGCATTCTCACTCGCGATTCCCGATTCGGTCAACTCAAAGGCGCCTCGTACCGTCTCGATTACGATGGAGGATTATATCACAGATGCCAAAGATGAGAACGGTCTGGATCTGGACATGGTCCACGATTTTGGAGCCGAGGGTCTGGGTGTGGACATGAGAGATTTTACGAACCATacagaagaaggggaagagtCAAAAGAAGAGATCCTcaatg CCACCGAGCTTGCTACCACGATTGTCTCACAAGGCCAACTGACTCCTCAGCCGCCGACCAGCGCGAGTGGCATGGGCGATGTGCCCTCCAGCGCAGGAGTGGACGTCGATGACATGTTTCAAACCGAGACCGGGCTGGAgggtgacgacgatgatgacgatgacggcG ACATGACCGAGGGACCCTCCGGGAAGCGAGTCCGTTCGAACGAAGCAGGCGGTTTTACCTACGTCGAAAAAGACGGTGAACCCagcagaaggaagatcagaATTGAGTATATCAGTGATAAGTCGAGGAGACATATTACTTTCTCAAAGCGAAAGGCGGGCAtcatgaagaag GCGTACGAGCTGTCGATTCTTACTGGGACTCAGGTGTTGTTACTGGTCGTTTCAGAGACCGGTTTGGTGTACACCTTCACTACGACCAAGCTTCAACCACTGGTGCAGAAAGCGGAGGGAAAGAATCTGATCCAG GCCTGCCTTAACGCACCCGATGGTTTCGGTCCCGATGGTCAACCTTTGGGTGGACCCGTTCCCGCTACCAAGTCTAAGAATGGTGGTCTTGCCATCCGACCTCATAAGCTGACGGCTGCTGCCTCGGCTGCTATGGCTGCGTCCGCGCAAGCCGCTTCGGAAGAACAACAGTCTGCTGCGGCGGCCTCGGCtcatcaacatcagcaAAATCAGGCCGATGCTGCCTCTGCTATCGGTCAAGGTACGCCTGTCTCTGCTCGACCGAAGAAGCGGATGCCGTCGGGGAAAAAACGTCAAGCCTCTGCTTCGGCAAGCTCTCAACCTCAGGCTCCACCCGAATTGGATATTCCCCCCGTTCCTTCCATACCGGATATTCATCGACAAGCCAGCCCTCACAAcgctcatccttcttctggtGGTTTGATCGATCCATCACTCCATTCTCCCATGTCAGCAGGATTCCATATCCCGCCAGAATACCAGCAAGGTTTATCTCCGGGTGGTCAACAGACAGGACCAGGACACGGTGGACCACCACCCCAAGGACATTATGGATAtccaccgcctcctccaccaggacaagaaggtggaTATCCATATTACGCACCTCCCActcaacaacatcaccatcaccagcagcaacaacagcaacatCAGTATATGAACATacatcaccatcaacaGCAGCAGTTGTtccagcaacaacagcaagcTCAGCgtgagagagaaaggatgatggggatgggtATGTAG